Proteins encoded within one genomic window of Candidatus Hydrogenedentota bacterium:
- a CDS encoding 4Fe-4S dicluster domain-containing protein has product MELNRRGFLHLLGAGATCMCAGPALGESNDPTEDDGMAMLVDTTECIGCRKCEFACDQAQGLSGRSRESFEDTSVFDQPRRMVADAYTVVNRYPQPNTPDQPIYVKSQCMHCVKPACVSACLVGALTTAENGAVVYDAGKCMGCRYCMVACPFEVPAYEYSDPLTPRVRKCVFCFERVKNEAKIPACAEMCPPMCLTYGKRTELLALAHERIAKYPDKYVNNVYGEHEVGGTRWLYLAAKPFEELGFLTLGDKPIPQLTETLQHSIFKFGIPPLLLFGVLGAAITAFKDDSSHGAASAKDASSSKPKGVS; this is encoded by the coding sequence TTGGAACTCAATCGAAGAGGATTCCTGCATCTATTGGGGGCAGGCGCAACCTGCATGTGTGCAGGTCCGGCCCTCGGCGAATCCAACGACCCGACGGAAGACGATGGCATGGCGATGCTCGTCGACACGACGGAATGCATCGGATGCCGAAAATGCGAATTTGCGTGTGACCAGGCCCAGGGACTGTCGGGGCGCTCGCGCGAGTCGTTCGAGGATACGTCGGTATTCGACCAGCCCCGAAGAATGGTCGCCGACGCCTACACCGTCGTAAACCGGTACCCGCAGCCCAACACCCCCGACCAACCCATCTATGTTAAGAGCCAATGCATGCACTGCGTGAAGCCTGCGTGCGTGTCAGCGTGCCTGGTGGGCGCATTGACTACGGCCGAAAACGGCGCCGTTGTCTATGACGCGGGCAAATGCATGGGCTGCAGATATTGCATGGTTGCGTGCCCGTTTGAAGTGCCCGCTTACGAGTACTCGGATCCCCTGACGCCGCGCGTGAGGAAATGCGTGTTCTGTTTCGAGCGCGTGAAGAACGAAGCGAAGATTCCCGCGTGCGCGGAGATGTGCCCGCCCATGTGCCTTACATATGGAAAGCGGACGGAGCTACTGGCCCTGGCGCACGAGAGGATTGCCAAGTATCCGGACAAGTATGTCAACAACGTGTACGGCGAACACGAAGTAGGCGGAACGCGGTGGTTGTATCTCGCCGCGAAGCCGTTCGAGGAATTGGGATTTCTAACGTTGGGTGACAAACCTATTCCGCAGCTCACGGAGACGTTGCAGCACAGCATCTTCAAGTTCGGCATTCCGCCGCTGTTGCTGTTCGGCGTGTTGGGGGCGGCCATAACCGCGTTTAAAGACGATTCTTCGCACGGGGCTGCGTCCGCCAAAGATGCCTCCTCTTCGAAGCCGAAGGGGGTCTCATGA
- a CDS encoding aminotransferase class V-fold PLP-dependent enzyme, giving the protein MATTLPEQGVPHPALLDAMQEMARRDVAWKEHRAFGLVYDHSEAHSEFVRQAHNLFMATNGLNPMAFQSLQRMEHEVVRITADLLHGDDSVVGTMTSGGTESLLLAVLTYRQHARKHRPWVRRPEIVLPESAHAAFFKAGEYFDVKMIPTPLQKDFRADVDAMARAITRNTIAVVGSAACYPYGVVDPIADIAALGQSRGLPVHVDGCIGGFLLPFVEQLGSAHQIAPIAPFDFRVPGVTSMSADVHKYGYAAKGASVIVYRGMDYLRYQFSAATDWCGGVYASPTLAGTRPGGAIAAAWGALHALGRSGYVENAKGVMVVTKRFYEGINAIPELEVLGKPAMSIIAYGARIPGLSTYAVGDQLEARKWHIDRLQRPESLHMILNPGHAEIVDSYLDDLREAVAYVKDHPDTAFEGSAPLYGLIAKAPMRRLVKRQVLAIVEKMYSAEGGIPDLSAPQADAPTTENVSTPPALPPLVVKAMKVTSRLKRLFR; this is encoded by the coding sequence ATGGCAACCACGTTGCCTGAACAAGGCGTGCCGCATCCGGCGTTGCTGGACGCAATGCAGGAGATGGCACGCCGTGACGTGGCCTGGAAAGAACATCGGGCGTTCGGACTGGTGTACGACCACTCCGAGGCCCATTCGGAATTTGTTCGGCAGGCGCACAACTTGTTCATGGCCACGAATGGCCTGAATCCCATGGCCTTCCAGAGTCTCCAGCGGATGGAACATGAAGTGGTCCGCATCACCGCGGACTTGCTGCATGGCGATGATTCAGTCGTAGGGACGATGACTTCCGGGGGTACCGAGAGTCTGCTGTTGGCCGTGCTGACATACCGACAGCACGCGCGCAAGCACCGGCCGTGGGTGAGACGTCCGGAGATCGTCTTGCCGGAATCCGCGCACGCGGCGTTCTTCAAAGCGGGCGAGTACTTCGACGTCAAGATGATTCCGACGCCGCTACAGAAGGACTTTCGCGCGGATGTGGATGCCATGGCGCGGGCAATCACGCGCAACACCATCGCCGTGGTTGGAAGTGCCGCGTGCTATCCCTACGGAGTCGTCGATCCCATAGCGGATATTGCCGCCCTGGGCCAATCGCGCGGATTGCCTGTCCATGTGGATGGCTGTATCGGAGGATTTCTACTGCCGTTCGTCGAGCAACTTGGTTCGGCGCACCAAATAGCGCCCATTGCGCCATTCGATTTCCGCGTACCGGGAGTGACGTCCATGTCGGCGGACGTACACAAGTACGGTTACGCCGCCAAGGGGGCAAGCGTAATCGTGTATCGCGGCATGGATTACCTGCGGTATCAGTTCAGCGCCGCAACGGATTGGTGCGGCGGGGTGTATGCGTCGCCGACCTTGGCGGGAACGCGGCCCGGCGGCGCGATTGCCGCAGCGTGGGGCGCCTTGCATGCACTGGGCCGCAGTGGATATGTCGAGAACGCCAAGGGCGTGATGGTGGTCACGAAGCGATTCTACGAGGGCATCAACGCAATCCCCGAGTTGGAAGTGTTGGGCAAGCCCGCCATGTCGATCATCGCCTACGGCGCACGTATTCCCGGTTTAAGCACCTACGCCGTCGGAGATCAGCTCGAGGCACGCAAATGGCACATCGATCGACTGCAGCGCCCCGAAAGCCTGCACATGATTCTAAATCCCGGCCACGCAGAAATCGTTGACTCCTATCTGGATGACCTGCGCGAGGCCGTGGCTTACGTCAAAGACCATCCCGATACCGCGTTTGAAGGCAGCGCCCCCCTCTATGGGCTAATCGCCAAAGCGCCAATGCGCCGGCTGGTGAAGCGTCAAGTATTAGCCATTGTCGAAAAGATGTATAGCGCGGAGGGCGGGATTCCCGATCTGAGTGCGCCCCAGGCGGACGCACCAACTACCGAAAACGTCTCTACCCCGCCAGCGCTACCTCCGCTCGTGGTCAAGGCGATGAAGGTCACGTCTCGTTTGAAGAGGCTATTCCGCTGA
- a CDS encoding PQQ-like beta-propeller repeat protein yields MKKTTGFLLILLVGSVVAMGADSPQFRGPDRDGKFADTGLLKAWPEGGPALLWKSDGIGAGYASASVVGDTIYVPGMLDDNQGYVFALDLSGKLKWKSPYGTETLDKQAAGSRTTPTIDGDRLYVISGLGVLTCMSTADGKPIWQVDTKTKFGGQDVSWSIAESVLVDGDLVFCTPGGQDASVVALNKMTGDTVWTTKGFSEPHAYCAPDVFQFDGRRVLVTMTAKSVIGVDTKDGKVLWTHKHETDYDIHAVTPVLQGNMLYYTAGYGSGGGMLEVSKDGASVTPKWSDKNLDCQHHGVVLLDGYIYGAGHNNGKLFCIELATGTVKWSADEISQAVVEYADGMLYTYEGPKKGIMSLVKASPEKFEKTGTFVVAKGRDKHWAHPTIAGGRLYVRYDGSLYAYDIKAK; encoded by the coding sequence ATGAAAAAGACGACAGGGTTTCTGCTCATTCTTCTCGTAGGGTCTGTAGTAGCCATGGGGGCGGATTCACCGCAGTTCAGAGGTCCCGATAGGGACGGCAAATTCGCCGATACGGGTCTGCTCAAGGCGTGGCCTGAGGGGGGGCCGGCCCTGCTATGGAAATCGGATGGAATCGGCGCGGGATACGCCTCGGCGTCAGTCGTGGGTGACACGATCTACGTTCCGGGGATGCTCGATGACAATCAAGGATACGTGTTTGCGCTCGACCTTTCCGGAAAGCTGAAGTGGAAGTCGCCCTACGGGACGGAAACACTCGATAAGCAGGCTGCGGGTTCGCGCACGACGCCGACCATCGATGGAGACCGCCTTTATGTGATCTCCGGCCTGGGCGTGTTGACGTGTATGAGCACTGCGGATGGAAAGCCCATTTGGCAGGTCGATACGAAGACCAAGTTTGGCGGGCAGGACGTATCGTGGTCGATCGCGGAATCGGTGCTCGTGGACGGCGATCTCGTGTTCTGTACGCCGGGCGGCCAGGATGCGTCCGTAGTCGCACTCAACAAGATGACCGGCGACACGGTCTGGACGACGAAGGGATTCAGCGAGCCCCATGCCTATTGCGCACCGGATGTTTTTCAATTTGATGGTCGCCGCGTGCTGGTAACGATGACGGCGAAGTCCGTGATCGGCGTCGACACCAAGGATGGCAAGGTCCTCTGGACCCACAAGCACGAGACCGACTATGACATTCATGCCGTCACTCCGGTCCTCCAAGGAAACATGCTCTATTACACGGCCGGCTACGGCTCAGGCGGTGGCATGCTTGAAGTCTCGAAGGACGGTGCTTCCGTGACGCCCAAGTGGTCCGACAAGAACCTCGATTGCCAACACCACGGCGTTGTGTTGCTTGACGGCTATATCTACGGTGCGGGTCACAACAATGGCAAGCTGTTCTGCATCGAACTGGCGACCGGCACTGTGAAGTGGAGCGCCGACGAGATTTCGCAGGCGGTCGTCGAGTACGCCGACGGAATGCTGTACACGTACGAAGGTCCGAAGAAGGGTATCATGAGCCTGGTCAAGGCGTCGCCCGAGAAGTTCGAGAAAACGGGGACCTTTGTCGTTGCAAAGGGCAGGGACAAGCACTGGGCCCATCCGACCATTGCTGGCGGACGGTTGTACGTCCGGTATGACGGTTCACTTTACGCCTACGATATTAAAGCCAAATAG
- a CDS encoding PQQ-like beta-propeller repeat protein: MTCSSLALLPPESGTRTHQAKVYENSMLKENKKGSIMRVFQFGVRFSTVALCLAMTVGAIAFAEDWPQFQGPNRDGTSAEKGLLRAWPESGPKLLWSTPVGEGYGGPAIRDGEVYVLDRIEGKKDILRCLALDSGNELWRYEYDAPGEVGHTGSRTPPTVDEKYVYSVGMMGNFLCIDRKTHQPVWQKNLMTDYGLEVPRWGFSQSPYLYKNLVIVAPQAKDAFVVAYDRATGNEVWKSPSLGLVGYVPPIVTTLAGVDQVVMIGASDKAMTIKGSVAGISVEDGSILWSYDGWQCFIPIPYPMPLPGDRLFVTGGYNAGTVMIQVSKADSGFAVKELFKLDSNVCGSQIHQPLFYKDHLYINNNSNERMLGMTCMTLDGTVKWRTGEKEGLPMFERGSLILADDMIISLDGKSGVLYLVSPSPDGYQELAHAPVVEGRELWAPLALSQGKLIVRSQDTMKCFDLKNP; the protein is encoded by the coding sequence ATGACATGCTCTTCACTGGCCTTGCTGCCGCCCGAAAGCGGTACACGGACGCATCAGGCCAAGGTATACGAGAACTCCATGCTCAAAGAAAACAAGAAGGGTTCTATCATGCGCGTGTTCCAATTCGGGGTTCGGTTCTCAACAGTGGCGCTATGCCTTGCAATGACCGTCGGCGCAATCGCCTTTGCGGAAGATTGGCCGCAGTTCCAGGGTCCAAACCGCGACGGTACGTCCGCTGAAAAGGGACTTCTTCGCGCTTGGCCCGAAAGCGGGCCCAAACTCCTTTGGTCAACCCCCGTCGGCGAAGGCTACGGCGGCCCTGCCATTCGCGATGGCGAGGTCTATGTCCTTGACCGCATCGAAGGCAAGAAAGACATACTCCGTTGCCTCGCGCTCGACTCGGGCAACGAACTCTGGCGATACGAATACGACGCCCCCGGCGAAGTTGGACATACGGGTTCCAGAACTCCTCCGACTGTTGACGAGAAATATGTCTATTCTGTTGGCATGATGGGCAACTTCCTCTGCATCGACCGCAAAACGCACCAGCCGGTGTGGCAGAAGAACCTTATGACCGACTACGGCTTGGAAGTTCCGCGCTGGGGATTTTCCCAGTCCCCATATCTCTACAAGAATCTCGTGATTGTGGCGCCGCAAGCCAAGGACGCCTTTGTTGTCGCGTACGACCGCGCCACGGGAAATGAAGTATGGAAGAGCCCGAGCCTGGGCCTTGTCGGTTATGTGCCGCCTATTGTTACCACGCTCGCAGGCGTCGATCAGGTGGTCATGATCGGCGCTTCCGACAAAGCAATGACCATCAAGGGCTCGGTTGCAGGGATATCCGTTGAAGACGGTTCTATCCTCTGGTCCTACGACGGATGGCAGTGCTTCATACCCATTCCATATCCGATGCCTCTCCCCGGCGACCGCCTCTTTGTTACCGGCGGATACAATGCGGGTACGGTGATGATTCAGGTTTCCAAGGCCGACTCGGGATTTGCCGTCAAAGAACTGTTCAAGCTCGATTCGAATGTGTGTGGTTCACAAATCCACCAACCCCTCTTTTACAAGGACCATCTCTATATCAACAACAACTCCAACGAGCGCATGCTCGGCATGACGTGTATGACACTCGATGGCACCGTGAAGTGGCGTACCGGCGAGAAGGAAGGGCTTCCCATGTTCGAACGCGGGAGTCTCATTCTTGCCGATGACATGATCATCTCGTTGGATGGCAAGTCAGGGGTTCTGTACCTTGTGTCGCCATCGCCCGATGGATATCAAGAGCTTGCCCATGCCCCTGTGGTCGAGGGGAGAGAGTTGTGGGCTCCGCTTGCGTTGTCGCAAGGAAAACTGATTGTCCGAAGCCAGGACACGATGAAGTGTTTTGACCTCAAGAACCCATAG
- a CDS encoding NAD(P)H-dependent oxidoreductase subunit E has translation MEVAEFSKDDIEEIVDSRGRKQESLIPILQAIQDRYRFLPDPALQHVSEVTEISPASIEGVVSFYAQFRRKPVGRHLISICDGTACHVKGSTEVYEAVARRLRLDNCDDTDAEGRFTVRKVACLGCCTLAPAVQIDEITNGHVRSDSIDRLLGEHVQRAAVVHRHPAPFRAMPSPPVAEVRIGLGSCCVAGGSDKVREVLEETLATIDTPVRIKPVSCVGMCHQTPLLEFVTPNSPARLYAKVQAEDVQNLVAKHFIPSRISARIASKTKTWLNSLYASPEDTIETRVLDTKGESVAAFTEKQKRIATEYCGELDPLDIDEYQQKNGFAALRTCLQHESNPDAIISMVDRSGLRGRGGAGFPTGRKWRAVRDASGERKFIVCNGDEGDPGAFMDRMLLESYPYRVLEGLLIASLAVGAREGVIYIRAEYPLAVRRVNAAIERCVQSGFLGDDILGSGHSFHVRVMEAAGAFVCGEETALLASIEGRRGMPAYRPPFPATRGLHDCPTLVNNVETYALVPWIVRNGPEAFASLGTERSKGTKVFSLTGKIRRGGLIEVPMGITIRQIVEEIGGGPPHGRAFKAVQIGGPSGGCIPASLADTPVDFEALADVGAMMGSGGLVVLDDTDCMVEIARYFIAFMQHESCGKCTPCRVGTTRMLEILTLLCEGKATYADLEQLESLAHSVKQLSLCGLGKTAPNPVLTTLKYFRGEFIAHLEGRCPAHACRKMVQYSINDACIGCTKCAQECPVDAIEMRPYQIHAIDDALCTRCGACREICPTGAVNVE, from the coding sequence ATGGAAGTAGCAGAATTCAGTAAAGACGATATCGAAGAGATTGTCGATTCGAGAGGCCGCAAACAGGAATCGCTTATCCCGATCCTTCAAGCCATTCAGGATCGATACCGGTTCCTGCCGGATCCCGCTCTTCAGCATGTCTCTGAAGTCACGGAAATATCGCCTGCGTCCATAGAGGGCGTAGTGTCGTTCTACGCCCAATTTCGCAGGAAGCCCGTGGGCCGGCACCTGATCAGCATTTGCGACGGCACGGCCTGCCACGTCAAAGGTTCCACCGAAGTTTACGAAGCAGTGGCGCGGCGACTGCGTCTTGATAATTGTGACGACACGGACGCCGAGGGTAGGTTCACGGTGCGCAAGGTCGCCTGCCTCGGTTGCTGCACGCTGGCGCCCGCCGTCCAGATTGATGAAATCACTAATGGCCATGTGCGGTCGGATTCAATCGACCGTCTGCTTGGCGAACACGTGCAGCGCGCCGCAGTCGTCCACCGGCACCCAGCGCCATTCCGCGCCATGCCGTCGCCGCCGGTAGCCGAAGTGCGTATTGGTCTCGGTTCCTGCTGCGTGGCAGGCGGCAGCGATAAAGTCCGCGAAGTTTTAGAAGAAACACTCGCGACGATTGACACGCCGGTTCGCATCAAACCGGTGAGCTGTGTTGGCATGTGCCATCAAACGCCCCTGCTTGAATTCGTGACGCCCAACTCACCGGCACGTCTTTACGCAAAGGTTCAGGCGGAAGATGTTCAGAATCTTGTGGCGAAACACTTCATTCCGAGCCGCATTTCCGCGCGTATCGCTTCAAAGACCAAGACGTGGCTAAACAGTCTCTATGCGTCGCCAGAAGACACGATCGAGACCCGTGTACTCGATACAAAAGGCGAGTCTGTCGCGGCTTTCACGGAGAAGCAGAAGCGGATAGCGACCGAGTATTGCGGTGAATTGGACCCGCTCGATATCGACGAGTATCAGCAGAAGAACGGGTTTGCGGCACTGCGCACGTGCCTGCAACATGAGTCGAACCCTGACGCCATCATCAGCATGGTGGACCGCAGCGGACTGCGAGGCCGCGGGGGCGCGGGTTTCCCGACCGGCCGCAAGTGGCGAGCCGTACGCGATGCATCAGGCGAGCGAAAGTTCATCGTCTGCAACGGCGACGAAGGCGACCCGGGCGCATTCATGGATCGCATGTTGCTCGAGTCCTATCCCTACCGTGTTTTGGAAGGCCTGCTCATAGCATCGCTGGCGGTTGGCGCGCGCGAAGGCGTGATCTATATTCGCGCCGAATACCCGCTCGCCGTCCGTCGCGTGAATGCCGCCATTGAACGCTGCGTTCAATCAGGTTTTCTGGGCGACGACATCCTTGGAAGCGGGCATTCCTTCCACGTCCGCGTCATGGAAGCCGCGGGCGCGTTTGTGTGCGGCGAAGAGACTGCGTTGCTGGCGTCCATCGAAGGCCGCAGAGGCATGCCCGCGTATCGACCGCCGTTTCCGGCAACACGCGGTCTTCACGACTGTCCCACGCTTGTGAACAATGTCGAAACGTATGCGCTCGTGCCTTGGATCGTACGAAACGGCCCCGAAGCCTTCGCGTCGCTTGGAACCGAGCGAAGCAAAGGCACGAAAGTCTTCTCGCTCACCGGCAAGATACGGCGCGGCGGCCTCATCGAAGTGCCAATGGGCATCACGATTCGCCAGATCGTGGAAGAAATCGGCGGCGGCCCACCCCATGGCCGCGCTTTCAAGGCCGTGCAAATCGGCGGACCATCCGGCGGCTGCATTCCTGCGTCACTCGCGGACACGCCGGTCGACTTCGAGGCGCTGGCGGATGTGGGCGCGATGATGGGGTCGGGTGGACTCGTCGTTCTTGACGACACCGATTGCATGGTGGAGATTGCGCGTTACTTCATTGCTTTTATGCAACACGAGTCGTGCGGCAAATGCACACCGTGCCGTGTCGGCACGACGCGTATGCTCGAGATTTTAACGCTGCTCTGCGAAGGCAAGGCCACATACGCGGATTTGGAGCAACTCGAGAGTCTCGCGCACAGCGTGAAACAGCTCAGCCTTTGCGGCCTTGGCAAAACGGCGCCCAATCCGGTCCTAACGACACTGAAATACTTCCGCGGCGAATTTATTGCTCACCTGGAAGGCCGCTGCCCTGCGCACGCGTGCCGGAAAATGGTACAGTACTCCATCAACGATGCATGCATTGGCTGTACAAAGTGCGCTCAGGAGTGTCCAGTGGATGCTATTGAAATGAGGCCGTACCAAATTCACGCGATTGATGACGCCTTGTGTACGCGCTGCGGCGCATGCCGCGAGATTTGCCCAACCGGCGCGGTCAATGTGGAATAG
- a CDS encoding (2Fe-2S)-binding protein: MPTLTIDGKTIDVAEGCTVMEAARSNGIEIPALCHVPGVHSLTSCMVCVVKDIARNRLLPSCSAPAEDGMDIDTRGADIFDARRRVLEMLLSEHVGDCEAPCRHICPASLDVSAMMARIGLGDYEGAGRIAREHLVLPATLGYVCTAPCQRGCHRAATDMPLQIRELHRVVAESSIRDDVPECAPPTNKRVAIVGASAAGLAAAYVLLRHGHSCTLYDKAPVAGRVIREYAEESLDPGVLDAEIGLIQRMGARFILNCQVGLDISVETLRMEHDAIIVACDDLEPAVNGVFYAIEYPMTVNAVAEGKAAAHQALHYLNGTPVPRAISRFNSKLGELRPGEVPAFLTRLDPIHDAKKTLIAKLLKSVLGKPSVKSQSHAGDTIVDDPQQEASWCMHCECLKPVSCRLRQYATDYAARQDAFRLAARANVAPASRYDRVVFEPGKCIKCGLCVEVSRNSKSSGGMAFEGRSYSVRVKPPFEQELEEALASNAERCVRVCPTGALAFRLGEVHPA, translated from the coding sequence ATGCCCACACTTACTATTGACGGCAAGACAATCGACGTAGCCGAAGGCTGTACCGTTATGGAGGCCGCCCGTTCTAACGGCATCGAGATACCCGCGTTGTGCCACGTTCCCGGCGTTCATTCGCTCACATCGTGTATGGTGTGCGTTGTGAAGGACATTGCGCGAAACCGGTTGTTGCCGTCCTGCTCGGCGCCCGCTGAAGATGGTATGGACATTGATACGCGCGGGGCCGATATCTTTGACGCACGACGACGTGTACTTGAGATGCTGCTAAGTGAACACGTGGGCGATTGCGAAGCTCCGTGCAGGCACATATGTCCGGCGTCGCTGGATGTTTCCGCGATGATGGCCCGGATTGGGCTGGGCGACTACGAGGGAGCAGGGCGCATCGCGCGTGAACATCTTGTGCTCCCCGCTACGCTTGGATACGTGTGCACCGCACCGTGTCAACGCGGATGCCATCGCGCGGCCACGGACATGCCCCTTCAGATTCGCGAACTGCATCGCGTCGTGGCAGAGAGTTCGATTCGTGACGATGTCCCCGAGTGCGCCCCTCCAACGAATAAGCGTGTTGCTATTGTTGGTGCGAGCGCGGCTGGCCTTGCGGCCGCATACGTCTTGCTTAGACACGGCCACTCGTGCACTCTCTACGACAAGGCCCCGGTTGCAGGCCGGGTAATCCGCGAATATGCGGAGGAATCCCTTGACCCTGGTGTTCTTGACGCCGAAATCGGATTGATTCAACGCATGGGTGCGCGATTTATCTTGAATTGCCAGGTAGGGCTTGATATCTCCGTCGAGACTCTGCGTATGGAACACGATGCGATAATCGTCGCGTGCGACGACCTCGAACCGGCAGTAAACGGGGTCTTCTATGCAATCGAATACCCAATGACGGTGAATGCCGTGGCCGAAGGCAAGGCTGCTGCTCATCAAGCGCTCCATTACCTCAATGGCACTCCCGTGCCGCGGGCAATTTCGCGTTTCAATTCGAAGTTGGGCGAACTTCGCCCCGGTGAAGTGCCCGCGTTTCTTACGCGTCTCGACCCCATTCACGACGCCAAGAAGACACTAATCGCAAAGCTCCTTAAGTCGGTATTGGGCAAGCCATCTGTGAAGTCGCAATCGCATGCCGGCGATACGATAGTCGACGACCCCCAGCAGGAAGCCTCGTGGTGCATGCACTGCGAATGCCTCAAGCCCGTCTCATGCCGCTTGCGCCAATACGCGACCGATTACGCTGCCAGACAGGATGCGTTTCGTCTTGCGGCGCGCGCCAACGTTGCTCCGGCTTCCCGCTATGACCGCGTCGTTTTTGAACCGGGCAAATGCATCAAGTGCGGCTTGTGCGTGGAAGTGAGCCGCAATTCGAAATCTTCCGGTGGCATGGCATTCGAAGGCCGAAGTTATTCCGTCCGCGTGAAACCGCCGTTTGAACAAGAACTCGAAGAGGCCCTTGCCTCAAACGCCGAGCGATGCGTCCGCGTTTGCCCAACCGGCGCGCTTGCGTTCCGGCTCGGAGAGGTGCACCCCGCATGA
- a CDS encoding glycosyltransferase family 4 protein has translation MKVLKITAGTGGTFYCQNCLRDGVLVRALRRRGCDVLVVPLYLPILIDAEGMAPKTPVFFGGVNVYLQQQLGLFRKTPRWIDRLFDSPWVLRQAAAREGSTSAAELGPMTYSMLQGREGRQRKELERLLEWLIEQEKPDIVHMSNALLLGVAKEVKSALKVPIVCSLQDEDTWLDAMTPNWRDYCWEILAERAREVDAFVAVSKWYADRMISRLKIPAERVSVIPLGVELEETEPSPVERGPLAIGYLSRICGSLGFDQLVDAFIRLKRVPGLYDLRLRATGGVTSGDQRFLQTIKRRLADAACEDSVDIVPDFTKTSRKDFLRTVSVLSVPAPQGEAFGLFVLEAGGCGVPVVQPDTGAFREVVEMTGGGLVYDPKDPDGLFENLKKLLLDPELAKSLGEMARSTVRAQYTGDAMAEKMDAVYKALETR, from the coding sequence ATGAAAGTGCTCAAGATCACTGCCGGCACCGGCGGCACGTTCTACTGTCAGAATTGCCTGCGAGACGGCGTGCTCGTGCGCGCGCTCCGGCGCCGCGGCTGTGATGTGCTCGTGGTTCCGCTCTATCTGCCAATCTTGATCGATGCGGAGGGCATGGCGCCCAAGACCCCCGTGTTCTTTGGCGGTGTGAACGTCTATCTCCAACAGCAACTCGGACTCTTCCGGAAAACACCCCGCTGGATCGATCGCCTGTTCGATTCGCCATGGGTACTCCGGCAGGCCGCTGCCCGCGAAGGTTCAACCAGCGCCGCAGAACTGGGTCCCATGACGTACTCCATGCTCCAGGGCCGTGAAGGCCGTCAACGCAAAGAGCTCGAACGTTTGCTGGAATGGCTGATCGAACAGGAGAAGCCCGACATTGTCCACATGTCCAACGCCTTGCTGCTCGGCGTTGCCAAAGAGGTCAAATCCGCGCTTAAAGTCCCCATCGTGTGCAGCCTGCAAGACGAAGACACGTGGCTCGACGCCATGACTCCCAATTGGCGCGACTATTGTTGGGAAATATTGGCCGAACGCGCGCGCGAAGTCGATGCGTTTGTCGCTGTGAGCAAGTGGTACGCCGACCGAATGATCTCGCGCCTGAAGATCCCCGCAGAGCGGGTATCGGTTATCCCGTTAGGCGTTGAGCTGGAAGAGACAGAACCGAGCCCCGTCGAGCGCGGGCCGCTTGCCATAGGCTACCTGTCGCGCATTTGTGGCTCGCTCGGTTTCGACCAACTCGTCGACGCCTTCATTCGATTAAAGCGCGTGCCGGGTCTTTATGACCTGCGACTGCGCGCCACCGGTGGTGTTACTTCCGGCGATCAGCGATTCCTGCAGACTATCAAACGCCGCCTCGCGGACGCCGCGTGCGAGGATTCTGTGGATATCGTCCCAGATTTCACCAAGACGTCCCGCAAGGACTTTCTACGGACGGTCTCCGTGCTCTCCGTGCCCGCGCCGCAAGGCGAAGCCTTCGGTCTTTTCGTCCTGGAAGCGGGTGGATGCGGCGTGCCCGTGGTACAGCCGGATACCGGCGCGTTCCGTGAAGTCGTCGAGATGACCGGCGGCGGGTTGGTCTACGATCCCAAAGACCCCGACGGCCTGTTCGAGAATCTTAAGAAGCTGTTGCTCGATCCAGAGCTCGCGAAAAGTCTTGGCGAGATGGCGCGTTCGACCGTGCGCGCTCAATACACAGGCGATGCCATGGCAGAGAAAATGGACGCAGTCTACAAAGCATTGGAAACGCGATGA